One Anatilimnocola floriformis genomic window, GCACAAAGTTCGTAGTTGCCCTGCCACCCCAGGTCGCTGTCAGCACCCACAACGTGAAATAGGCTGCGAACAACGCATAGGCCCACGGCCGCCGATTCCACCGCGAGAGCAACATGCAGCCGACCACCAGCAGCGCCAGCGGAACAAAGAAGACGAACCCGAGAACGCCGTATTGAGTCCAAAGCCAAAACAACACGGCGAAGAGAGTGATGACTGCGTTTAAGGCGACAAGACCGAACCGCATCACGTTAGCGCCGGTAAAGGTAGTGGTTATGCCATACTTGCTTATCGAGGCCGATTTACTCGCAGCAACTTGCCTGCGAGTTGTTCGTTCTGTTTGAGTTCGGCATCAATCCGCGCGGCCTGACCGCAAAAATCCGTGTCCAGCGTGCACACCACAATCCCTGCGTGATTGGGATGTTCTTTGTGCAATTGAATGAAGTGCTTTCGGTTGAGGGTCAGTACGGCTCGTCCCAAGCCAAGTGCAAAGGACAGAACTTCATCATCAGGAATTGCTTGCTCTGCCTTGCCGGCTTCCAAAACCGTCAGGACATCGTGCCCCAAACCGCGCAGTTCATCAACGACTGGCTTTGGGAAATTTTCGTTGGAATAGAGCATTGCCACGTATCAGGCATCCTCATTTTCACGGATTGCCTGCTCGATCTCATCACGGCGCGATCGTATATAGGTCCAAGCGTGAACAAGATCCTCAGCCCGCAGCGTGGGATACATTTGCAGAATCTGAGCTTCGCTTGCACCCAAGCGACGAGCCTGCTCCAGCACCCAGACAGGTATTCTGGTACGTACGATGCAGGCTTCTCCGCCGCAAACCCCCGTGCGACTTTCGATACCTGGCAAGACATCTCCTAAATCGCCGATGACGGATTGAACCAATTGCGCCTTTTCTGCGCGGGTCAATCCAGCGATTAGTAGTGCTGCTTGTTCTAGTGCGGGCGACATAAAAACTCCCGCATTTATTATGCATCACGCGGTGGCAGCATGTCCAAACGCTTTTGCACTGCCGCGGCGATGGCTTCCCAGGCTGCCATACGACCGGCCCCTTGTTGGCGGCAGCTGAGCCAGCCCGATTCGGGATCGATAAATTCCACGCTGTCGTCCCGCAGGCGCTGCACGTTGCGTTGCACGGCGACGTGGTTCCACATCGCCGTGTTCATCGCCGGGGCCATCAGCACGGGGCCGGTGAAGGCTAGATAGAGCGTCGAGAGCAAATCATCGGCAAGGCCGTGGGCTGCCTTGGCCATGAAGTCGGCAGAGGCGGGCACGATGACCAGGAGTTCGCCACGCTCGGCGAGCGTGATGTGCGCGCCGAGGGGAAAGGCCGGATCGAAGAGTTCGCGAGCAACGGGCCGGCCCGAGAGCGCGGCCAAGGCTGGTGGGCCGATGAATTGCTCGGCGGCGCGCGTGGTGACCGCCGTTACGCCGACGCCCGCTTGCACCAGGCGACTGACGAGCATGGCGGACTTATACGCCGCCACGCCACCGGTCACGCCGACGATAATCTCGCGCTGCTTCATTCGAGAACTACAAATCCCCGAGGTCGAGTTCCATCGTCTCGCCGGTTCCTTGGAACTCGGTGGTCTTCAGGTTGTTCGACGCATCCAGGAAGATCTTGTCCTGCAGGATCTCTTCCAGCACGACTTGCATCTTGTCTTGCGTGTTCATATCCACCAGGGCGTGCCCACCCTTGTTCAGCTGCACCATCCGCTTTTGGATGAGCGTGCTGAGCTTAAAGCGGCCGCCGACCTTGTTCACAATTCCTTCTTCGCGCAAGTCATCAAGCATTCGTACTAGCTCCCAACTGCAATTGCTGCAAAATATCACAAATGCGACGGACCGACTGGTCGACGTCGTCGTTCAGGATCTGATAGCGGTAACGGTTCTGATAAGCGAGTTCGTGGCGGGCCACTTCCAACCGACGGCGGATGGCATCTTCGCTGTCGGTGTTGCGGGTTCGCAGCCGGCGCTCGAGTTCATCGATGTCGCCGCAGTGAATGAAAAAGGTAATCGTCTCAGGATAACGCTCGACGACCGACTGCATGCCGTCGACGTCTATCTCCAAGATTACCCACTTCCCGTCCGCAAGGCCAGCGGCAACTTGACTTTGCAGCGTGCCGTACCAGTCGCCGCGGCCGTACACTTCCTTGCTTTCGAGAAACTCGCCGGCCCGGCGGCGGCGGTCGAACTCGTCGCGAGGAAGGAAAATGTAGTCCTGCTCGTGAACCTCGCCTGCCCGCGGAGCCCGCGTGGTCGCCGAAACACTGAGCGTCAGCGGCAAGCCGCAACCCTTCAGCAGTTCGCGCACCACCGTCGACTTCCCGGCCCCCGAAGGACCGGAAATTACGATCATCCGGCCGGTGCTGACGGCGGGAGAGGTCGCTGTTGGTGGTTTGAGGTTCATAACGACAGACACAATTACTCGATATTCTGGATCATCTCGCGCACCCGTTCGATGGCG contains:
- the gmk gene encoding guanylate kinase, which translates into the protein MNLKPPTATSPAVSTGRMIVISGPSGAGKSTVVRELLKGCGLPLTLSVSATTRAPRAGEVHEQDYIFLPRDEFDRRRRAGEFLESKEVYGRGDWYGTLQSQVAAGLADGKWVILEIDVDGMQSVVERYPETITFFIHCGDIDELERRLRTRNTDSEDAIRRRLEVARHELAYQNRYRYQILNDDVDQSVRRICDILQQLQLGASTNA
- a CDS encoding DUF433 domain-containing protein; translated protein: MSPALEQAALLIAGLTRAEKAQLVQSVIGDLGDVLPGIESRTGVCGGEACIVRTRIPVWVLEQARRLGASEAQILQMYPTLRAEDLVHAWTYIRSRRDEIEQAIRENEDA
- a CDS encoding DUF5615 family PIN-like protein, with product MLYSNENFPKPVVDELRGLGHDVLTVLEAGKAEQAIPDDEVLSFALGLGRAVLTLNRKHFIQLHKEHPNHAGIVVCTLDTDFCGQAARIDAELKQNEQLAGKLLRVNRPR
- a CDS encoding DNA-directed RNA polymerase subunit omega; protein product: MLDDLREEGIVNKVGGRFKLSTLIQKRMVQLNKGGHALVDMNTQDKMQVVLEEILQDKIFLDASNNLKTTEFQGTGETMELDLGDL
- a CDS encoding flavoprotein; the encoded protein is MKQREIIVGVTGGVAAYKSAMLVSRLVQAGVGVTAVTTRAAEQFIGPPALAALSGRPVARELFDPAFPLGAHITLAERGELLVIVPASADFMAKAAHGLADDLLSTLYLAFTGPVLMAPAMNTAMWNHVAVQRNVQRLRDDSVEFIDPESGWLSCRQQGAGRMAAWEAIAAAVQKRLDMLPPRDA